One part of the bacterium genome encodes these proteins:
- a CDS encoding phosphoenolpyruvate carboxykinase (ATP): protein MSFQKRLEELLAGSNIKRNMKRPDLIQACVDNGEALVSQNGALATWTRPESTGRSPKDTIIVKRDSSAATIDWTAANNIAVDEETFDMLVEDALATLKGSGGVYVSDRVVGADASYALPVTTVSNKALNVLFLDNMFRPVPAGIEQSIFADKPFTLLVCPDNKLDPKRYEGRLRVDERIGGTSTMVIATDFDRRIGVVYGSAYCGSCKKMLFTVMNYLLPAEGILPIHCSANEGADGDIALLLGLSGTGKTTLSADASRALLGDDEHGWSDTGTANFENGCYAKLIDLNPEKEPEIYKACFEKKDYKQHGAIIENAMMYPNGTFDLFDDRYTPNSRGSYLLESLTNIKPSSTGGHPQTILFLTADANGVLPPVSKLTKEQAMLWFIMGYTSKLAGTETGVTEPVSAFSRFFGAPFMPRNPDDYASLLGKKLDEHGTQVYLVNTGWSGGPYGVGKRMDIMLTRAMVTAAIDGSLKDVAYKQDEIFKVWVPTTCPGVSDASILFPINTWNDKDAYRQRAQKLAGDFAAQWNKAYADKNIDPAIAAECPGR from the coding sequence ATGAGTTTCCAGAAACGTCTCGAAGAGTTGCTGGCCGGCTCGAACATCAAGCGCAACATGAAGCGGCCCGACCTGATCCAGGCCTGCGTCGACAACGGCGAAGCCCTGGTCAGCCAGAACGGCGCCCTGGCCACCTGGACCCGCCCCGAGTCCACCGGACGCAGCCCCAAGGACACCATCATCGTCAAGCGCGACTCCAGCGCCGCGACCATCGACTGGACGGCGGCCAACAACATCGCCGTCGACGAGGAGACCTTCGACATGCTGGTCGAGGACGCCCTGGCGACCCTGAAGGGCAGCGGCGGCGTCTACGTGAGCGACCGCGTGGTCGGCGCCGACGCCAGCTACGCCCTGCCCGTGACCACGGTCTCCAACAAGGCCCTGAACGTGCTCTTCCTGGACAACATGTTCCGGCCCGTGCCCGCCGGCATCGAGCAGAGCATTTTTGCCGACAAGCCGTTCACGCTGCTCGTCTGCCCCGACAACAAGCTCGACCCCAAGCGGTACGAGGGCCGGCTGCGCGTCGACGAGCGCATCGGCGGCACCAGCACCATGGTCATCGCCACCGATTTCGACCGCCGCATCGGCGTCGTCTACGGTTCCGCCTACTGCGGCAGCTGCAAGAAGATGCTCTTCACGGTCATGAACTACCTGCTGCCCGCCGAGGGCATCCTGCCCATCCACTGCTCGGCCAACGAGGGCGCCGACGGCGACATCGCCCTGCTCCTCGGCCTGAGCGGCACCGGCAAGACCACCCTGAGCGCCGATGCGAGCCGCGCCCTGCTGGGCGACGACGAGCACGGCTGGTCCGACACGGGCACCGCCAACTTCGAGAACGGCTGCTACGCCAAGCTGATCGACCTGAATCCCGAGAAGGAGCCGGAGATCTACAAGGCCTGTTTCGAGAAGAAGGACTACAAGCAGCACGGCGCCATCATCGAGAACGCGATGATGTACCCCAACGGCACGTTCGATCTCTTCGACGACCGCTACACGCCGAACAGCCGCGGGTCGTACCTGCTCGAGTCGCTGACCAACATCAAGCCCAGCAGCACCGGCGGCCACCCGCAGACGATCCTCTTCCTGACCGCCGACGCCAACGGCGTGCTGCCCCCGGTGAGCAAGCTCACCAAGGAGCAGGCCATGCTGTGGTTCATCATGGGCTACACCAGCAAGCTGGCCGGCACCGAGACCGGTGTGACCGAGCCCGTGAGCGCGTTCAGCCGCTTCTTCGGCGCGCCCTTCATGCCCCGCAACCCGGACGACTACGCCAGCCTGCTGGGCAAGAAGCTCGACGAGCACGGCACCCAGGTCTACCTGGTCAACACCGGCTGGAGCGGCGGCCCCTACGGCGTCGGCAAGCGCATGGACATCATGCTGACCCGCGCCATGGTCACCGCGGCCATCGACGGGTCGCTGAAGGACGTCGCGTACAAGCAGGACGAGATCTTCAAGGTGTGGGTCCCGACGACCTGCCCCGGCGTCTCCGACGCCTCGATCCTGTTCCCGATCAACACCTGGAACGACAAGGACGCCTACCGCCAGCGCGCGCAGAAGCTGGCCGGCGACTTCGCCGCCCAGTGGAACAAGGCGTACGCCGACAAGAACATCGATCCGGCGATTGCCGCGGAGTGCCCGGGCCGCTAG